From the Flavobacteriales bacterium genome, the window TCTTGTTAATGGACACAAGTATTTACAAAGAAGATTTCCAAAAACATGTGTATGCCCTGCAAAATCAAATTTGTGCAGAGCTTAAAAAAATAGATCCTTCTATTGTAATCCAAGAAGACAATTGGAAGAGAGAGGACTTTTCCGGAAATGATGGCGGCGGTGGAAGAACCAGAGCCATTAGCGGTAAATTAATCGAAAATGCTGGTGTAAACTGCTCAACGATTTATGGAGAGTTAGATCCTGAATTTGCGGATAGCCTTGGTACTGGTTCGTCGGAAATATGGGCTACAGGTATTTCCCTAA encodes:
- a CDS encoding coproporphyrinogen III oxidase; protein product: MDTSIYKEDFQKHVYALQNQICAELKKIDPSIVIQEDNWKREDFSGNDGGGGRTRAISGKLIENAGVNCSTIYGELDPEFADSLGTGSSEIWATGISL